GCGCCGAGCCTAGATTTAGGCCGGCGCCACCGCCGCCGATCGGTGCGACACAGTCCGCGACGCCGGGTAGGGCAGAGCGGATCTCCCCGTAGCCGTACACGTTGCTTGGTTGGATATTGCCGGGCACGCCGCCGCAGTTTTGTGTGCTGGTCCAGAACTGCGCGTTGGCCTTCATGAAGGCCTCGACCGCGTCCGGGTCGCGTTCCAGGCAAGACTGCGACGACATCAGCAGGGCGGTCATGCCAGCGACGTGGGGGCCCGACATGCTGGTGCCGCTGAACCGTGCGTAGCCACCGCCGACGACGCTCGAGCGAATGTTCTCACCAGGTGCCACGAGATCGGGCTTCAGGCGATTGCTGCCGTCAACGGTCACGGGGCCGCGGCTGGAGAAGCTCGAAATCTCGCTGAAAGAGTTCACCGAGCCCACGGTGGTGGACGCGTCGTAGATGGCGGCTGGGGTGGAGACGGTGCTGCAGCCGGAGCCGGAGTTGCCGGCCGACACCACGACCACGATACCGGCGGCGCGGGCGTTGTTGACCACCGTCAGCATTACGTTTGGATCCGTGCAGCCTTCGCTCGTGGGGCAGCTCCAGCTGTTGTTGATCACGTGCGGGGCGAGGTCCGGGCGCGGGTTCTGGCCGTTGAGATCTGTCGGCGCCACGAACCACTCGAAGCACTCGCTGTAGGTGGCCGGCGTGCCGTTGCCACGGTCCATGTTGCGACAGCCGATCCACTTCGCACCGGGCGCCACGCCTATCTGGTTGCTGGCGCCGTCATCGCCCACCATCGTGCCCATGGTGTGGGTGCCGTGGTCGTTGTCATCGCAGGGCACGGGGGAGTCGACGCCGCAGGGATTGCCGAAGCCCGAGTGGATCGAGTCGTGCCAGTGGTAGTTGTGGTCGACGGTTGCGCCGTTGTTGCCACGGTAGTGGTTGATCAGGGCCGGGTGATCCCAGTCATAGCCCGTGTCCTGGCCGCCGATCACGATACCCTCGCCGGTGAAGCCGTTGGCCCAGAAGGTATCGGGCACGCCAATCTGCTGCAGGCTCTGCTCGATGCCCTGGGGCCCGAGGAGGAGGTCGGCGGGTTGCATCTGAGGGGGTGCCATCTGCACCTGCGGGTTGGCGTAGATGTGGGCGACGTCCTTGCGCGCGGCCAACTCCTCGGCGAGGGCGCGGTTGCCGCGCACCCAGATCATGTTGGCAATCCAGTAGGGCCGGTGCTCCACGCCGGCTTCGCGCAGGCGCTTTAGCAGAGGGCCTTGGGTGGCGGCGGCCTGCTCCGTCAGCAGGCGGTGGACGGCGGCGCCGCGCTTGCGGCGGCTGCGCTTCTTGTCGACGCCGGCGAGGTCGGCCTGCTCATCGAGGAAGACGATGAACTCGGCGCTTGTGTTCTCCGTGGCCTCGAGGACCCACGGATCGATATTGGTGGGCGTGGCTGCTTCAGCGTGAGCGGGCAGCGACGCGGCCACGACCGCACACGCCAAGGCGGCGGCGGTCGAAGACGAGCGAAGATTCATAGTGTCGGACTCCGTGACGGTGAATGACGTCCACGAGCTGGCGCGTTCTTCTGCGCGCCTGATTGCCATGGCCCGCTGATCATAACGTGATCTACGAGTCGCGGCAGAATCTTTGGTTTAGCTCCCCTTGGCGGCGTGGATCTG
The DNA window shown above is from Pseudomonadota bacterium and carries:
- a CDS encoding S8 family serine peptidase, with the protein product MNLRSSSTAAALACAVVAASLPAHAEAATPTNIDPWVLEATENTSAEFIVFLDEQADLAGVDKKRSRRKRGAAVHRLLTEQAAATQGPLLKRLREAGVEHRPYWIANMIWVRGNRALAEELAARKDVAHIYANPQVQMAPPQMQPADLLLGPQGIEQSLQQIGVPDTFWANGFTGEGIVIGGQDTGYDWDHPALINHYRGNNGATVDHNYHWHDSIHSGFGNPCGVDSPVPCDDNDHGTHTMGTMVGDDGASNQIGVAPGAKWIGCRNMDRGNGTPATYSECFEWFVAPTDLNGQNPRPDLAPHVINNSWSCPTSEGCTDPNVMLTVVNNARAAGIVVVVSAGNSGSGCSTVSTPAAIYDASTTVGSVNSFSEISSFSSRGPVTVDGSNRLKPDLVAPGENIRSSVVGGGYARFSGTSMSGPHVAGMTALLMSSQSCLERDPDAVEAFMKANAQFWTSTQNCGGVPGNIQPSNVYGYGEIRSALPGVADCVAPIGGGGAGLNLGSALAICIPPSGAAGRVIAEVDQALAFNCEAAGLDVSSGERVIMVLRGAASGTALQGTLTGVDGQVAICRNQTSGQSVNVPLGGADAWDCSAAGLSAAPGDSVQQILVGTAE